The following is a genomic window from Dryobates pubescens isolate bDryPub1 chromosome 5, bDryPub1.pri, whole genome shotgun sequence.
ctagaagtcccttccagcccctaacattctatgattcataaattcttagattcatagaatggtttgggtttgaaggaaccttaaagattgcctagttccaactcccctgccatgggtagggtcaccttccactagaccaggttgctcaaggccttgtccaacctggccttgaacacttccagggaggggacattcacaacctcccccagcaacctgttccagtgtctcaccaccctcactgtaaagaatttcttcctgacatccagtctaaatatcccctcctccagcttcaatccattccttcttgtcctgtcactacttgtgagaagtccctccctggctctcctCAGGTACAAGagggctgctgtaaggtctccccagagtcttctactctgaaggccaagcagccccaactctccccaCCTCTCTCCGCACCTGtgcccataggggaggtgctccagcactctgctcatctttgtggccctcttctggacctacTTGAGCAGttcaatgtccctcttatgctggggatgctggaactggatgcagtactccaggtgtggtctcacaggtgcagagcagaggggcagaatcacctctctcctcctgctggtcacagttggtttaatgcagcccaggacaccgttggctttctgggccacaagtgaccattgctggctcatgttgagtttgtCATCAActggcacccccaagtccttatCCTCTAGACTGCTCTCTAGacactccttgcccagcctgtatttgcacttgggattgccctgatccAGGTGtgggaccttgcacttggccttgttgaactgcatgaggttggcttgggctcacctctccagcctatccaagtccctctggatggcctcccttccctccagcagaccacacagcttggtgtcatccccTCACTTGCTGAGGGTTCACTCAGTCTCACTGTCCATGTTCCCAGTAccgatccctgagggacaccacttgtcactggtctgCAATTGGACACTGAGCCATTGATTACAACTCTCTGAGGACACCCTGCTAATTCCTTATCTAGCAGGTTGTCCACCCTTCAAATCTATACTTTGCCAGTTTAGGgaccatgattctatgattccagttTCTGGCCAGTGAAGGGGTGATGGGTGACTGAAAATGAAACATCCATATCAGTGCACATGATTGGGTGTTGTGTGCATCACTAATTAACCAgctgtacttgatgatcttaagggtctatTCTGACCTAAATGATTAAGATGGCAACTGCCACATGTGGCTATTGCTGATCCATGGGAGATGAGGTGACTGCAGGAGGATACTTGGTCTGGAGGCCAGGTTTATCCACTTCATGCTGCAAACTGTGTGCTTAAAACCAtctgatttttccccccttaggACAAAAgggaggtggaagcctcactGACACTGGGGCTGACCACACGGGGCATCCAGATCTTCCAGGTAGGTAGCTGAACGAGGGGGAGGAttcagctccctgccctctgctattGTCTTCAGCTAGGTTTGTCCCTTCTCCTTTTGCAGAACTTGgatgaagaaaagcagctgctctATGACTTCCCCTGGACTAATGTGGGGAAGCTGGTGTTCGTGGTAAGTGCCACCATCCCTAGGCAGAGCATCTCTGCCCATGTCACTCCTGGGctcaaagtcctgcacctgggtcaagGCAGACCCCAGAGTCAGCATGGGCTGGGGATGAAAGAATGGACAGCAGTGCTGAAGAGAAGGATTTGGAGGCACTGGTGGATGAAGAGctagacatgagccagcattgtgtgctcagagccagctctgttctgagctgatccccagcagcatgggcagtagttggagggaggggattctgcccctctgctctgctgagaccttacctgcagtgctgaggtcaGCTCcaatcctcagcacaggagagacatggacctgttggagcagggatagaggaggccacagcaatgatggggagggctggaagccctctgctgtgaggccaggctgagagagttggggttgttcagcctggagaagagaaggcttcagggagaacTTCTGATGGTCTTTGAGTGCTTgaaggggctgatcagaaagctggggacagacttttggtcagggcctgttgtgacaggacaaggagtgatggtttaaactaaaagagggagattcagactgcagagaaagaagacattttttgcattgagggtggtgagacactgtcccaggttgtccagggaggtggtagattccTCATCTacccattgcaggtcaggttgtttggggctgtgagcaaccttcactagttgcagatgtccctgctgactgcagggggctttgAGTAGGTGACtttaaaaggtcccttccaacccaaaccattcagtgactctatgatttGGGCATGGGCTGGTGCTGCATAGACCTCAAGCCAGGTGGTTGCCAGCTGAGGGTTTAATGGGtgggctgctgcaggactgGGTGGGAATTAGggtatttttctctctcagctGATGTCCCTCCTGTCCCACACAGGGCAAGAAGTTTGAGATCCTGCCAGATGGGTTGCCCTCAGCTAGGAAGCTCATCTACTACACAGGCTGCCCGCTGCGCTCCcgccacctcctgcagctgctcagcagcagccaccggCTCTACATGAACCTGCAGCCCATCCTGCGCCAGGTCCGCAAGCTGGAGGAGAATGAGGGTAGGTGTCCCTGGGCCCCCCCACGAGGGGAGgtgtccctctgcccccagccaagGACACAAACCccaccagtgctgggctccctcccagcttttcTGCCTCTGCAAGCACCTGGTCCTTGCTCCTGCCCTGTGGCTTGGGAGTGTGTCAGTGGCTGTCCTCATGTCCCAGTTGGCCATGCATTGGTGCACCCTGGCCCTACTCGACCTGCATaccctctgctggctgggctggtgctAAGAGGCCCCTCACAGCTGCTTAGGGCTGGGCACAAGCCCCACTGTGGTCCCTGATGGTCCAGTTCTTCCTAGTGCCTCAAAGGAGTGCTCCCAGTGCACTGTCTCTCTAAAAGGCCTCATGCATGCAAAAGATATGTCTGTTCCTCttattcttttccttcctttgcttcATACTCCTCTGCAtcctcctctgcttctcctcatcaccttcctccttctcttttttcctcttctttttcatactccttcctcttcttctgtctcaTTATAGTCCTCCTTCTTGTCCTCTTTcacatcttcctcttcttcctcctttcttcttcttccacctcctgtttttccttctccccttctttctcctcctcatcatcttcttcctcctctttttccttgtcCTGGTCTTTCATCTTCTTCTACCTCctgtttttcctcccccctttcttcctcatcatcatcttcctcttcatcctcctcctcctttggaGGgctagcacagcacagagcacagcaagtTTGAGGCTCCCCACCTCACCATCCCCAAAGGGCTCTAGGACAGGGCTGGATTCCAACatgccaccttcctgggctCGGGTGACAATGCTCCTGGGTGGccctggttttggggtggtggCCATGGCACCCTGAAGGGCTGAGGTGCAGGTTGTTGCCGGCCTTGCAGAGAAGAAGCAGTACCGTGAGTCATACATCAGCGACACCCTGGACCTGGacatggagcagctggagaagcgGTCGCGGGCCAGCGGCAGCAGCGCCGGCAGCATCCGGCACAAGCGCCTCTCACGGCACTCCAccgccagccacagcagctcccacaccTCGGGCATTGAGACCGACCccaagcccagggaggtggggccAGAAGATGGCTTCTCAGGCCCCGGTGTCCACCGCAAGCTGAAGACTTGCAGCTCCATGACCAGCCATGGCAGCTCCCACACCTCTGGGGTGGAGAGCGGTGGGAAGGACCGGCTAGAGGAGGACTCTCAGGATGATGGTGAGACACCAGCTGGGCATGAGCTTTGGGTCTCACAAGGTCACTGGGGGTGGAGAGCGCTCTGAAGGTGCCCATCTGGGACTCATCCCACCTCCTCCTTGCCTGCAGAAATCGAGATGCTGGTGGATGACCCCCGggagctggaacaggctggtgaGATGGAGGTGAGCCCCGACATGTGCGTCTACATCACAGAGGACATGCTGCTGTCACGCAAGTTCAACGGGCACTCAGGTAAGGTGTTCCCCAGTGCAGGTCACACCTTTGGTGTTCAGTAGAGTGAAATCAGCCCAAGGTGACCGTCTGGGATGCTGGGAAAAGCTGTTCTCCCAGTGAGCTGAAGGGAAGATGGGATCCGTTTGGTGAAGCTGTGAAAAGAAGGAGTTGCCCAGGGAAAGTGAAGGTTTTACTCGGAGCAGGAttgatcacagaatctcagcagggtgggggttggaagggacctctggagatcatccagtccaaccccctttgcTAAAAGAAGGTCACATGCTCCATGTAGCCACCCTGTGTGCCCAAGTGTGCCCAAGGGTTATTTGGAGATACCAGCAGGAGATGACGGTAGGAGCTGCCCATGGGTGATGGACATAATCTTGGTGATGTTCTCAATTGTTGTCCCCAGCTCTCATTGTCATTACAACCCTTTGCTTGTTCCCATGAGCATGGGTGCTGTTATCACACATGTGAGCCTGGCTTCTCCAGAGCTCTGCCTACACCCAGAGTTGCGATCATTTCCAGCGCCATAttgggagctactgggaggtCTCTGGGGTGCTGTGCTCCCTGATGATGCCATTTTGGTGCAAATTCAGGTTGCTTTGGAGGTAAAGCTGGTTGCAATGGAGCTGTTGAGCTGAAGGCACCCCATCAAGCTGAGGTTTCCTTTCACCCCAAAACAATGACAAACCCCAAGAGTAGCAAGCATGGATCCTAAGTGAGCTGAGAAGCCTTGAAATAGCTTTCacactctcctcttcctctctgctccatgCAGGGCTTATTGTGAAAGACATCAgctcctccacctccagctcctcggAGACAGTGGTGAAGCTGCGAGGGCAGAGTACGGACTCCTTACCCCAGGTAAGTGGTGCTGGTGGAGACCCAAAGCCCTGGTGAGACCCAGAGCCTTGCTGGCACTGGGGTTTTGGGTTCCCCTGTCCTCTCTGGCTCCCTGGCAAGTCCTGatcctcctctctgctttgtgCAGACGACGTGCAGGAAGCCGAAGACGTCGACGGACCggcacagcctgagcctggATGACATTCGGCTCTACCAGAAGGACTTCTTACAGCTGGCCAACCTCTGCCAGGATACAGCCCAGAGCTACACCTTTGGTTGTGCCcatgggctggaggaggaagggctcTACTGCAATGGCTGCTTGGCCCAGCAGTGCATCAACATCCAGGAGACCTTTCCTGTCAAAAGAACCAGCAAATACTTCTCATTGGATCTCACCCACGATGAAGTCCCCGAGTTTGTCGTCTGAGCACCGTGGGGCCAGGACTGGCTGCCCACCCctggtggagaggctgaggctccTTGCCCTGCACTGGGGGCTATCATCactgcctttccccccaccccacgcAGCTCCCTGCCAACCAAGGCTGTGGAAACCATTGCACTTGGAGGATTGTGGGATGGAGACCTCCAGGCATGGTAGAGTCCCACCAGCGGTCCATCCTTTGGAGTTTGTGCCAAATTGTCTTATTTCAGCTGGGAGAAGCCCAACTCATTTGAGGTGGCAGAAGCCAACTGGTGTTTTCTCATTGCCTCATGGCAAGGtggcctcttctcctccttgccCCCATCCTCCACTCTACCAGTGGCTCCACCGGTAGCTTGGTGGCAACCGAAAAAGTGCCAGACTGTTGTGTTCCAAGTCAAGCCAAAGAAATGTAAATACCCTAAAGGCCAGTACAGGGAGGGAGGATTCAGCAATAACCAGTTGGGAATCTCCAGCCATGGATGATGTCCCATGGAGGAAAGgcacaaccagcagcagaacatcaACCCAGTTGTTCTTCCAAAACCATGTGCCAGAGGTCAGGCCAGAGTGGTCCCAGCGAGGTGGCTGAGAGCTCTCAGAGCTGTTTTGCAGcttgggttttctttccttcttttttagaGGGAAGACAAAACATAAACCCAAGcctaaaaccaaaaaaaccccaaactcaaaacaacaaaaaacaaaccaccgccaaaaacccaaccagccaCCCAAGAGGAACGAAggcaaagaagggaagaagggaagagaacaTAGGATCTCATCTAGGAGGTCACTTGGGAGGTCACCTGTGAGGATATTGCAATAACACATCCCAAACTTTGAGTATCTAGAGGttacatatataaatatatcgAGGTATGTATGTTTATATATGTCTTGGATCTTATAGGCCCATTCACATCTTACTTCTGCTCTAAAACCCCTTTCATACAAAGAATCTGCCTCTCTTCTTCGAGGAACCCTAAAACCAAACCTGGTTTTGTCTAAGCACCAAGGTGAGAAAGACTTTGGAGAAGGTTTCATACGCAACCGTGCTGTGAGTGTGGCTCTTCCCGGTGTGAGCTCCGCTGGGTTTCACCAAAGCTTCTCCTCCATCTCTATGTCCTATAGTTTGAACAGTTCTGCTAAAGATTGATGGTGACGTGGTAGAAAAAACCCAGTTTGGGCTTGGGGAACTCCAGGGTGACTtctgggtgctggagctggctgcctagagaggttgcggagtctcctctggagagattccaaacccagccggacattgtgatcctgggcaacttgctgtgggtgaccctgcttgagcagggggtttggatgaGATGATTTGCAGTGGTCCCTTCAGTCCCTGACCAGCCCACTCTGGAATTCTGATTGTGTTCAAGGGACCAGGCGTGATGCTGACCGTCGGCAGCTGAAGGTGAAGCATTCCAGCAGGTGACATTCACAGCACAATGCCTTTCTagttgagattttttttaaccagaggTCAAGTGATTGACAGCCAAAGGTTTGCCATATTTTGATAcatcaccttttttttcttttctgttttgtttttttttttaaactggaaACTTTtcttaaaccaaaaaaaaaaaaaaaaaccacacaacaaaaaaaaaaaaaggaggggaaaaaaaaaatcttattttaTAAATAAGCACAATCTTATTTTTGTAAGAAATGttggggagggagctgaggaggggagctggtaccaaaagaaaaggatggtgcaaaaaaaaaaaacccaaccccaacatCCCACCTCAATGTTGTTGGGATACaaggagctggaaggggagagcgtgaggtgctggaggaccatggcagcagcatggcacGTCCCCCCCTCCAGCATGCGATCTCACCTGGTGAGGTTGGATAATAGGGGAAAGTACTGTGGCTAGCCAAATGCTGACAGGGTGGTGGCCCCAAAAAGTCTCTTTGTCTTCCCAAAAccacccaggacagctgggggGATGCTCCTGGAGGACTTGGGGCTCTGTGTACCATTCTGGTCTGGGGGGAAAATACCCCAAAAAGGTTTCTTGTGGACACCACACACAACACAGGTAGGCTTTGCTAGCAGCATCTCTACCCCTAACCCTACGCCAGACCCCTGTCTTTGGGCAGGTTTGCACCAGCAGTGAGGGTTTGATGGAATTCCAAGGGCTGCTACAGGCAGGAAAATCCCCCAGACTCATCCCTGCCCTCTTTTTTACCCCcctgtgccaggcacagcagggctgtagCACCCAtctggggggtcctggggtgtcCTTCAGGGGACCTTCACCCACTACTCTGACAAAATGGATTTAAGAGGGAAcaaaagggtgaaaaaaaacccctatgTAAAGAAACACTCAACACCATTCACAAAGcacttggggggagggggggtagCTATACCAGACCATccccatttcttcctcccctcctttccccttgccCCCACCATTACCCTGCAGCCAACCCCCTAACCAAAAGTTGTCCAGATAGGGTTGGGGTGATGCTGCAGGCCATGACAGAGCTCCCGGGCAAGCAGGAATGATGCTGGGTGCACTGGTGGGGCtgaggggtgggaaggagggatggacacagaggTGCCATTTATTCCACAAGTGTTCATGGATGGGAGGGacagagatggggaggggtgtggggggtggcgGTACCCTTGGTGCCTCTCTCCTGGCAATAATGAGCTGTCTGTCCCTGCATGAACCACATAATCCTTTCTGTGAAAGGATCTTCCCATCCTTGGGATGGGAGAGCCACTCACTTGTGCTGCCAAAGGACAACACAAAGGGAAATGCtacccaacccccccacaaaGAAAAATCCACCCctaacccacccacccccctacCCCACAGCACGAATGAGTTTTTGTACCCATGAAGTTTGTGGAGTGCCTTTTGGGGTACAGCTGGAAGGGACAATAAAGTGACAGTTGTTTGCATTGCTTTGGCTCTTTGAAGTGCTCCCCTGGGATGAAGGGATGGGGGAATAACATGGATGGATTTGAAGAATGTGTCATATTTACtgtcctctgctctccagccttgtccagcactggagaagaggatgcaaCTCCTGATTTGGGCAGGGGAAATGGATGGGTTGATCCTTTCCAtcctgggttttggtggtttctgTGGAAGTGGTATCCAGTTCCAGCACTCCCACAGGGGGAAGAGATGTGGAGGGACCTGCAGGAGTTGTCAGTGAGATTaagctcctgtccagctctggagtcctcagcactggaGAGACATAGACCtgttggaatgggtccagaggaggcaacAGCAGTGATGGAAGCCTTCTGTGTGATGGaagctgtgaggacaggctgagggaattagggttgttcagcctggagaacagaaaactccagggagacctcctggtggccaatctgaaagctggggacagactttagagcagggcctgtggtgacagtaAAAGGGATGATGGGCTTAAACTAAATGAAGAAGATTcaaactggagagaaggaagagaattttaacactgagggtgatgaggcactggccCAGAGTGgtagtagatgccccatccttgaaaccattccaggtcagattgattgaggctgtgagcaacctgctctagttgcagatgtccctgctgaccccctgcagtggggttggaatagatgactcCCTAGGAAAAGAAATAGGctcaagatgcaccagaggaggtttaggttgcacattagaagaaacttgttcactgaaaggattctcaaagactagaacaggctgcccaggaatgtggCTGAATCCCCgaccctgaaggtgtttaaaagctgcagagacaTGATGTTGAGGAATGTGGTTTAGGACGAGACTCGGTagaattagataatggttggacttcatgatcttaaaggacttttccaaccaaaatgatcctatgacctttaaaggtcacttccagccccaaaCACACCCAGATCTATGAAGATGAAGAGTCCTTCCCATGCAGAAGCAGTGTCAGTAAAACTTCCTGAGTGGTTTCTCTCAccatctctttctttctgccaCTGTCCTACAGGCCTGGTGCAACCACATGCCACACTAACACTGGGACCACcagggctgccaccacctcccaggatCCTGGGGCATCCCTGGGACCCATGTAGCCATCCATCCCTCCTCCAGAGACCCTGGGAGAGGGATGGGTAGGAAATTCTCTAAAAACAGCCCTTGTCCTCAGCAAGGCAGGTGATGGCCACAAGTTTTGGTGCCAAATTGCCCATGGCTGCTCTCTGGATATTtttggggcaggagggagcaagTGATTTCTGGGAGGTTGCTGGGAGGGTTACTAAGCTTAGCCTCCAGATTTCATCCTTGACCTCTAGAAGCCTGAAATTTCCTAAGCCCAGATGTTGAATGGTTTTTCGCCCCAGGGGAAAGAGAATGGGTTATCTCCTCCCCGTGGGCCACTTAGCAAAGGATTTTACCTCCAGCAAAGCTTCTAAATGAACCTTCCTCCCTTTGAAGGCATTTGATGACTCGGCTGCTCCTTCATCTCACCACAGGAGAGGTCTCCAGGGGGGTAAAAGGTCCTCCGGTTCCCATCCCAGcatgtccccaggcagccttgCACCCACGCTGGCCTTTACCCTGGGAtgctccttctgctgctccacaTGAATTGAAgctcacacacatacacacacacaaaaggctgCACTCAAAGCTTTTCATCTCCACTCACTCCTCTTCCAGATTTTGCATCTCCTGCCACCACTTCATGGCAGCCTGAGAGGTTCAAGACTTGGGATTTGTAGGGTGACCACACACAAATGTCACTTCAAGAAGCCAGCTgcaacagtatcacagtatcactaaggttggaagagacctcaaagatcaagtccaacctgtcaccacagacctcatgactagaccatggcaccaaatgccacatccaatcccctcttgaacacctccagggatggtgactccaccacctccctgggcagcccgttccaatggcgaacaactctctcagtgaagaacgttctcctcacctccagcctaaacttcccctggtgcagcttgagactgtgtcctcttgttctggtgctggttgcctgggagaagagaccaacccctacctggctacaacctcctttcaggtagttgtagacagcaataaggtctcccctgagcctcctcttctccaggctaaacaatcccagctccctcagcctctcctcatagggcttgtgctcaaggcctctcaccagccttgttgcccttctctggaagctcAGAAATGTCCCTATTTTTGTGTTAAATTTTGCTGCTGGATCAAACCAGGTGGGTCTTGCTCCTGCTGTGAAGGGCTGGTGGTTATCTGCAAGCAGGTGTCTGGCTGAGCATCCTGCCTTTGTCAGCCCTCCCAATCCCCAAACCCTTCAACATCAGCCAATCAGGCAGCAGCCACCAATGGGTGAGAATTACTGACACCACACGTGCCAGTGTCTCTTGAGGTTGGGGAATCTTCTGCATCCTGAAGTCATCAGCAGTTTCATCAGTGACCCAGATGGAGGGACGGAGTGgaccctcagccagtttgctgatgatgcaacactgggaagagtggctgacagcccctcaggctgtgctgtcattcagtgagacctgcacagcatggagagctgggcagaggggaacctcatgaagttcaacaagggcaagtgtagggtcttgTACCTGAGGAGGAATAacccctgcagcagtacaggtgaggggtgacttgctggaaagcagctcattggagaaggacctgggagtgctggtggaaaaCAAGTATaccatgagccagtaatgtgctcttgtggccatgAAAGCaaatgggctccccagttcaagagacagggaaTGACTGACAGAGTACAGTGGAGGcttcaaagatgctgaggggcctggagcatcctgtgaggacctggggctgtttggcttggagaagagcagcagcatgagaggggatcttctcaatgctcagcaagggctAAAGCTTGGGAGGCAAAAGGATGGGGACAGATCTTGTCAGTGATCctcagggacaggacaaagagcactgggtacaaactggaacccaggaagttccatctgaacagtaGCAgtaaattctttggtgtgagggtgctggagccctggagcggGCTGCCCAAAaggttgtggtctcctctggagagattccaaagccacctggatgttgtgatcctgggcaagctgctgtgggtgaccctgctttagcaggggggtggactagaagatctccagaggtcccttccaacccctactatgcTCAGATTCTGGGAGCACCATTGGATGCAACACTTCCATTTCATACAGCATCGCACAGCCTCTGGCATACGGGGTCAGTAGCTCCAAGGCTATGGGGTTGGGGGGTTCAAtgccaggctcagccctgtgctggtgctgcctgggATGGGTGCCATCTCCCCTGGgttctgtgggtgccagggtgtCCTCCTGCAGGAAGGAAATAAGGGAGTGTTGCTGTGGAAACAAGGTGAGAGGAAACTCAGTTTATGGCAACcagtgcccctctgcctgccactCATGGGACaaagtgatgctgctgtgggcaTAGGCATGGCTTGCATGGATGTTTtggggctgcaggtggaggaaaggaaaaaagccacCTTTTAAAACCCCCCACCCAGCACTTGCCAAGGCTCTGGAATCTTCCATCTGAATTCCTAAAGAACTGGCATATTGGTGGGAAAGAAAATATCAAATACTGAGTGCTGGGTGTGTGCCCAGGGGCCAGGGGGACTTTTAGGCTGTGAAGGGTTTGAGGGTAGCAagcgaggggctgggggtgctggaatgGCTGCGTCAGTCAGgatgccccacagcagagcagaggtgtaAGAGCTGGGGGGTTGAGGGTGCTCAGGgcgggcaggagaggggatgcaGGCATGGAGTGTTTGGAGCTGTGAGGCTGaggttggtgtgtgtgtgtggagtgcAGGGTGTGTGAATGGGGGGGATGAAGGGTGTGGGGAGAGTGTTTGGGGTGCAGGGTGTGTGATGAGGTACAAGGGAGTTTTGGGGTGCAGAGGGTGGTTAGGTGCAGGGACTGTGATGGGTGCAGGGGGATTGTGGGGTTCGGGAGGTGTGATGGGTGtgagggggttttggggtgcaAGGGGTTGTGAGGGTGTGATGAGGTCTGAGGGGGTTTGGCATGCAGGGGCATTCTGAGTGCAGGGGGTGTGATGGGTGAAGGAGGACTGTGCTGTGCAGGACGGGGCTACAGAGGGTGGGGGTAAGGGTTGTGGGGTTGGTATGTGGCATGCATGGGGTACAGGGTTAGCGGGGTGAGGGAACAGAgatgaggagcaggaaggaacGGGAGCAGAAACGGGCAGAGACAAGGAGAGGGACCGAGGGAGGGGGAATCTAGAGAAGAACGAGCTGCAAAACCCGTGGATGGGGTAGGatagggtgggatgggatggggtggagcgggatggggtgggagaaggagaggaaagggagaggaaaaggagaggagagaggagcagcaaaagcaagagaagcaggaggaggaggaggaggaggaggaggaggaagtcgGGGCCGAGCCGCTTCCTGTAGGCAGAGAGATGAGCGCAGACAAAGCTGGGTGGGGACTCGCCGCTcgggg
Proteins encoded in this region:
- the FRMD6 gene encoding FERM domain-containing protein 6 isoform X1, with the protein product MNKLPFHNNRVMQDRRSVCIFLPNDDSLNIIINVKILCHELLVQVCDLLRLKDCHLFGLSVIQNNEHVYMDLAQKLYKYCPKEWKKEASKVSSEVLHGELTAVRPPLSPSQGIDQFGPPMIIHFRVQYYVENGRLISDRTARYYYYWHLRKQVLHSQCVLREEAYFLLTAFALQADLGDFKRNKHCGKYFEPEAYFPAWVVAKRGKDYILKHVPNMHKDQFALTASEAHLKYIKEAVRLDDVAVHYYRLYKDKREVEASLTLGLTTRGIQIFQNLDEEKQLLYDFPWTNVGKLVFVGKKFEILPDGLPSARKLIYYTGCPLRSRHLLQLLSSSHRLYMNLQPILRQVRKLEENEEKKQYRESYISDTLDLDMEQLEKRSRASGSSAGSIRHKRLSRHSTASHSSSHTSGIETDPKPREVGPEDGFSGPGVHRKLKTCSSMTSHGSSHTSGVESGGKDRLEEDSQDDEIEMLVDDPRELEQAGEMEVSPDMCVYITEDMLLSRKFNGHSGLIVKDISSSTSSSSETVVKLRGQSTDSLPQTTCRKPKTSTDRHSLSLDDIRLYQKDFLQLANLCQDTAQSYTFGCAHGLEEEGLYCNGCLAQQCINIQETFPVKRTSKYFSLDLTHDEVPEFVV
- the FRMD6 gene encoding FERM domain-containing protein 6 isoform X2, which produces MNKLPFHNNRVMQDRRSVCIFLPNDDSLNIIINVKILCHELLVQVCDLLRLKDCHLFGLSVIQNNEHVYMDLAQKLYKYCPKEWKKEASKGIDQFGPPMIIHFRVQYYVENGRLISDRTARYYYYWHLRKQVLHSQCVLREEAYFLLTAFALQADLGDFKRNKHCGKYFEPEAYFPAWVVAKRGKDYILKHVPNMHKDQFALTASEAHLKYIKEAVRLDDVAVHYYRLYKDKREVEASLTLGLTTRGIQIFQNLDEEKQLLYDFPWTNVGKLVFVGKKFEILPDGLPSARKLIYYTGCPLRSRHLLQLLSSSHRLYMNLQPILRQVRKLEENEEKKQYRESYISDTLDLDMEQLEKRSRASGSSAGSIRHKRLSRHSTASHSSSHTSGIETDPKPREVGPEDGFSGPGVHRKLKTCSSMTSHGSSHTSGVESGGKDRLEEDSQDDEIEMLVDDPRELEQAGEMEVSPDMCVYITEDMLLSRKFNGHSGLIVKDISSSTSSSSETVVKLRGQSTDSLPQTTCRKPKTSTDRHSLSLDDIRLYQKDFLQLANLCQDTAQSYTFGCAHGLEEEGLYCNGCLAQQCINIQETFPVKRTSKYFSLDLTHDEVPEFVV